A single region of the Sulfitobacter geojensis genome encodes:
- a CDS encoding L-serine ammonia-lyase, which translates to MFLSVFDMFKVGIGPSSSHTMGPMVAAARFLDAMRASPFKFAGLRASLHGSLAFTGVGHATDRATILGLAGFTPESYDADKADATLQAITTEHQITVDGLPPLTFDPKTDLIFDYDTKLDGHANGMMLMATDGQGDVTLRETYYSIGGGFVMTEAELAAGKDTDEGAPIPFPFKSATEMLEMSKTSGKTIAQMKRANEVSRNGEIHLRTGTKRLWQVMNDCIDRGLSTEGTLPGGLAVKRRAKGIHDALLAERGLNQPAPHTINDWMSAYAMAVNEENAAGGQVVTAPTNGAAGVLPATIRYYLDHVPGASETHIEDFLLTAAAIGGLVKFNASISGAEAGCQAEVGSAAAMSAAGLCAVMGGTPEQVENAAEIALEHHLGMTCDPVKGLVQVPCIERNGLGTIKAVSAASLALRGDGTHLVPLDACIETMRQTGADMSEKYKETSLGGLAVNVPNC; encoded by the coding sequence ATGTTCCTTTCCGTCTTCGACATGTTCAAAGTAGGCATCGGCCCTTCGTCATCGCACACCATGGGCCCGATGGTTGCCGCCGCACGCTTCCTTGATGCGATGCGCGCCTCGCCGTTCAAGTTTGCAGGTTTGCGCGCCTCCCTGCACGGATCGCTGGCGTTTACCGGTGTGGGTCATGCCACCGACCGCGCGACGATTCTTGGCCTCGCGGGGTTCACGCCCGAAAGCTATGATGCGGATAAAGCCGACGCCACGCTGCAGGCCATCACCACCGAACACCAGATCACCGTCGACGGCCTGCCCCCCCTTACCTTCGACCCCAAAACCGACCTGATTTTTGACTACGACACGAAACTGGATGGCCATGCCAACGGTATGATGCTGATGGCCACAGACGGCCAAGGGGACGTGACCCTGCGCGAAACATATTATTCCATCGGGGGCGGCTTTGTCATGACGGAGGCCGAATTGGCCGCAGGCAAAGACACCGACGAGGGCGCGCCGATCCCTTTCCCCTTCAAATCCGCCACTGAAATGCTGGAGATGTCCAAGACCTCCGGTAAAACCATCGCCCAAATGAAACGTGCCAACGAAGTGTCGCGCAACGGCGAAATCCATCTGCGCACCGGTACCAAACGCTTGTGGCAGGTGATGAATGACTGCATCGATCGGGGGCTGAGCACCGAAGGCACCCTTCCCGGCGGTCTTGCCGTGAAACGCCGCGCGAAAGGTATCCATGACGCTTTGTTGGCGGAGCGCGGGCTGAACCAGCCTGCCCCACACACCATCAACGACTGGATGAGCGCCTACGCCATGGCAGTGAACGAAGAGAACGCCGCCGGCGGACAGGTCGTGACCGCCCCGACCAACGGGGCCGCAGGGGTCTTGCCCGCCACCATCCGCTATTACCTCGACCATGTGCCGGGGGCCTCCGAAACCCATATCGAAGATTTCCTGCTGACCGCCGCCGCCATCGGCGGACTGGTCAAATTCAACGCCTCGATTTCAGGGGCCGAAGCGGGCTGTCAGGCCGAAGTCGGCTCTGCCGCGGCCATGTCCGCCGCTGGGCTCTGTGCCGTGATGGGCGGCACACCGGAACAGGTTGAAAACGCTGCTGAAATCGCACTCGAACACCACCTCGGCATGACTTGTGATCCGGTCAAGGGTCTGGTGCAGGTCCCCTGCATCGAACGCAACGGCCTTGGCACCATCAAAGCCGTGTCCGCCGCCTCACTCGCCCTGCGCGGGGATGGCACACACCTTGTCCCGCTCGACGCCTGTATCGAAACCATGCGCCAGACCGGCGCGGACATGTCCGAGAAATACAAAGAAACCTCACTTGGTGGCCTCGCCGTCAACGTCCCCAACTGCTGA
- the hflK gene encoding FtsH protease activity modulator HflK has product MAGNNGGPWGGGGNSGGGGRGDEPENRGIKNGGGGGGRGPGDNKPQIPEIDELVKKGQEQLRVLMGGGGGRERSNGTGGGGNGSGPVLTRGTVGLGIVAAVVAWSFASFYTVRPEQQSIELFLGKFSAVGTEGLNFAPWPVVTAEVFDVTTNRTEELGVRRGGGGNDGLMLTTDENIVDIDFQVVWNIKNPKDFKFSLRDPESSVRAISESAMREVIAQSELAPILSRDRGAVADQVKVLIQSTLDNRQTGINVLRVNLNKVDPPSQNVIITNADGTTTQGSVVDAFRDVQAAEQERDRVERQADAYANRKTAEARGESAQLLEAAEGYRARVVNDAVGEASRFEAVLTEYAAAPDVTRKRLYIETMEKVLGDVDKIILENNTGGSGGQGVVPYLPLNELRRSGGSN; this is encoded by the coding sequence ATGGCTGGTAACAACGGCGGCCCTTGGGGCGGCGGCGGAAATTCAGGCGGCGGTGGACGGGGCGATGAACCCGAAAACCGTGGCATTAAAAACGGCGGCGGTGGCGGCGGGCGTGGCCCGGGCGATAACAAACCGCAGATCCCCGAGATCGACGAGCTGGTCAAAAAGGGTCAGGAACAATTGCGTGTCCTGATGGGCGGCGGCGGTGGTCGCGAGCGCTCCAATGGCACCGGCGGCGGTGGCAATGGCTCGGGTCCGGTTTTGACACGCGGCACAGTTGGTTTGGGCATTGTGGCGGCTGTTGTCGCCTGGAGCTTTGCCAGTTTTTATACCGTACGTCCCGAACAGCAGTCGATCGAGTTGTTTCTGGGTAAGTTTTCCGCAGTCGGCACCGAGGGTCTGAATTTTGCGCCTTGGCCGGTTGTGACGGCAGAAGTGTTTGACGTGACCACCAACCGCACCGAAGAACTGGGTGTGCGGCGCGGCGGCGGCGGCAATGACGGTTTGATGCTGACCACGGACGAGAACATCGTGGATATCGATTTCCAAGTGGTCTGGAACATCAAGAACCCGAAGGATTTCAAATTCTCACTGCGTGATCCGGAATCTTCGGTCCGTGCAATTTCTGAATCTGCGATGCGCGAAGTGATTGCGCAATCCGAACTGGCCCCGATCCTGAGCCGCGATCGTGGTGCGGTTGCCGACCAGGTCAAAGTGTTGATCCAGTCGACATTGGACAACCGCCAAACCGGCATCAACGTGCTGCGCGTCAACCTGAACAAGGTCGATCCGCCCAGCCAGAATGTCATCATCACCAACGCCGATGGCACAACCACCCAAGGGTCGGTTGTGGATGCCTTCCGCGACGTTCAGGCTGCTGAACAGGAACGCGACCGCGTCGAGCGGCAGGCGGATGCTTATGCCAACCGTAAAACGGCCGAAGCCCGCGGTGAATCAGCACAGCTTCTGGAAGCTGCCGAAGGGTATCGCGCGCGCGTCGTGAACGATGCTGTGGGTGAGGCCAGCCGTTTTGAGGCGGTTCTGACCGAATATGCGGCGGCACCGGATGTGACACGCAAACGTCTTTACATCGAAACAATGGAAAAGGTGCTGGGGGATGTCGACAAGATCATCCTTGAGAACAACACCGGCGGTTCCGGCGGGCAGGGCGTTGTGCCGTATCTGCCCTTGAACGAACTGCGCCGCAGCGGAGGATCAAACTAA
- a CDS encoding glutathione S-transferase family protein, with protein MSYILHYAPDNASLIIRATLELRGLPYTVQLVDRSTGEQTSAPYRALNPNGLIPVLETPHGPIFETGAILLWLADTHGGLGPAPDDPARADFLKWLFFISNTIHPALRMMFYPEKFIAPAQTAALRRGLCQTLHQSFTTLDQAAAADPALFAGTSPTVLEPYIAALLRWSALYPADHDKTWFSLASYPALHRLCARLETLPLTQCLHITEGLGTHPFTDPHLPTPPIGSAT; from the coding sequence ATGAGCTATATTCTGCATTACGCCCCTGACAACGCGTCGCTGATCATCCGCGCAACCCTCGAGCTGCGCGGCCTGCCCTATACCGTGCAGCTGGTCGATCGCAGCACAGGGGAGCAAACCTCTGCCCCTTACCGTGCGCTTAATCCCAATGGATTGATCCCCGTATTGGAAACCCCGCATGGGCCGATCTTTGAAACCGGCGCAATTCTGTTGTGGCTGGCAGACACCCACGGCGGCCTTGGTCCTGCGCCGGATGATCCGGCGCGCGCCGATTTTCTGAAGTGGCTGTTTTTTATCTCCAACACGATCCACCCTGCGTTGCGGATGATGTTTTACCCAGAGAAGTTTATTGCGCCAGCGCAGACGGCCGCCCTGCGCCGGGGCCTGTGCCAAACCCTGCACCAAAGTTTCACCACGTTGGATCAGGCCGCGGCCGCCGATCCCGCCTTGTTCGCCGGCACCAGCCCTACGGTTCTGGAACCCTATATCGCCGCGTTGTTGCGATGGTCTGCGCTCTATCCTGCCGATCATGACAAGACGTGGTTTTCTCTTGCCAGCTATCCTGCCCTGCACCGTCTGTGCGCGCGCCTTGAGACCCTGCCGCTGACGCAATGCTTGCACATCACCGAAGGCTTGGGCACACATCCTTTCACCGATCCACATCTTCCAACCCCTCCGATAGGCAGCGCCACCTGA
- a CDS encoding DUF2065 domain-containing protein — MSLILLALGLVMIFEGLVYALAPSLLERMLEALRQIPEAAVRQIGFLVIVGGLIFVWVAFQIGV; from the coding sequence TTGAGCTTAATCCTTCTGGCCCTCGGGTTGGTAATGATTTTCGAGGGGCTGGTGTACGCACTGGCCCCTTCGCTTTTGGAGCGCATGTTGGAAGCGCTGCGCCAGATTCCCGAAGCGGCCGTGCGCCAGATTGGATTTCTGGTGATTGTTGGTGGCTTGATTTTTGTTTGGGTCGCGTTTCAAATCGGGGTGTGA
- a CDS encoding DegQ family serine endoprotease, whose product MQSQANSRQRSDAQVKVQAKRMQEGFAFKAMMLTVLAFVLVLAQALVAFAKPESLAPLAEKISPSVVNITTSTVVEGRTGPRGIVPEGSPFEDFFREFQDRNNGGDGEGPKPRRSSALGSGFVISEDGYVVTNNHVIEGADEITIEFFSGRELKAKVIGTDPNTDIALLKVEASEPLPFVSFGDSDAARVGDWVIAMGNPLGQGFSVSAGIVSARNRALSGTYDDYIQTDAAINRGNSGGPLFNMDGGVIGVNTAILSPNGGSIGIGFSMASNVVTRVVDQLKEFGETRRGWLGVRIQDVTEDVADAMGLAKATGALITDVPDGPAKEAGLMTGDVILSFDGVEVADTRGLVRQVGNSAVGAAVRVTVMREGKSQTIKVVLGRREDANGETPGAGTPEAEAEPETKDLLGLTLSPLNDAIRKELGIEGDMAGLAVTGIDETSEAFEKGLRTGDVITEAGQQKVADIADLEKRVAAAKDAGRKSLLLLVRRAGDPRFVALTLGD is encoded by the coding sequence ATGCAATCACAGGCCAATTCGCGGCAGCGTAGCGATGCGCAGGTCAAGGTGCAGGCAAAGCGGATGCAAGAAGGGTTCGCATTCAAGGCGATGATGCTGACGGTGCTGGCTTTTGTATTGGTTCTGGCGCAGGCTTTGGTCGCGTTTGCCAAGCCGGAGAGCTTGGCACCTTTGGCAGAAAAGATCAGCCCGTCGGTGGTGAACATCACGACCTCGACTGTGGTTGAGGGGCGCACCGGCCCGCGCGGCATCGTGCCGGAAGGTTCTCCGTTTGAAGATTTCTTTCGCGAGTTTCAGGATCGTAACAATGGCGGCGACGGCGAGGGGCCAAAGCCGCGCCGGTCGTCTGCGTTGGGGTCAGGTTTTGTGATCTCCGAAGACGGTTATGTTGTGACCAACAATCATGTGATTGAAGGCGCGGACGAGATCACCATCGAGTTTTTCTCGGGGCGTGAGTTGAAGGCCAAGGTGATCGGCACGGATCCCAACACGGACATCGCGCTGCTGAAGGTCGAAGCAAGTGAACCGCTGCCCTTTGTCAGTTTCGGCGATAGCGATGCGGCGCGCGTGGGTGATTGGGTGATTGCCATGGGCAACCCGTTGGGACAGGGATTTTCGGTCTCTGCGGGCATCGTATCGGCGCGCAACCGCGCGCTGTCGGGCACCTATGACGACTACATCCAGACCGATGCTGCGATCAACCGGGGCAATTCGGGCGGGCCGTTGTTCAATATGGATGGTGGCGTGATTGGCGTGAACACGGCGATCCTGTCGCCGAACGGTGGCTCGATCGGTATCGGTTTTTCGATGGCGTCCAACGTGGTGACACGGGTGGTTGATCAGTTGAAAGAATTCGGCGAGACGCGGCGCGGCTGGTTGGGTGTGCGCATTCAGGATGTGACCGAAGATGTGGCGGATGCGATGGGGTTGGCCAAGGCGACCGGCGCCCTGATCACCGACGTGCCTGACGGCCCCGCTAAAGAAGCGGGATTGATGACCGGTGATGTGATCCTGTCCTTTGATGGTGTCGAGGTCGCTGATACGCGGGGGTTGGTCCGTCAGGTCGGTAACAGCGCAGTCGGGGCCGCCGTGCGGGTGACCGTGATGCGCGAGGGCAAGAGCCAGACGATCAAGGTTGTGTTGGGCCGGCGCGAGGATGCCAACGGCGAAACACCCGGTGCAGGTACCCCGGAAGCCGAGGCAGAGCCGGAGACCAAGGATCTGTTGGGGTTGACCCTGTCACCGTTGAACGATGCCATCCGCAAGGAGTTGGGCATCGAGGGCGACATGGCCGGTCTGGCCGTGACAGGCATTGATGAAACCTCGGAGGCCTTCGAAAAGGGACTGCGCACGGGGGACGTTATTACCGAAGCCGGCCAGCAGAAGGTTGCGGATATCGCGGATCTGGAAAAGCGGGTTGCAGCGGCAAAAGACGCGGGGCGCAAGTCCTTGTTGTTGCTGGTGCGGCGTGCGGGTGATCCACGGTTTGTGGCGCTGACCTTGGGCGACTGA
- the hflC gene encoding protease modulator HflC, with protein sequence MGRLGLLLPVVVVAIVAVLSSIFVVDEREKALVLRFGQIKQVVTEPGIGFKVPLLDEVVRFEDRILSLETELIEVTPADDRRLEIDAFVLYRIDDIEQYRKAIGAGGERQAINDLSGIMESQIRAVLGAQGVTSNTILSPERSSLMEQIRERADARADALGLAVVDVRLRQTNLPEQNFAATLQRMIAERDREATDERARGREAAQRVTALADRTYEEILSEARRDARIIEGEADAERNKIFAQAYGKDQEFFEFYRSLTAYEEALKGNNSTMVLSPDSEFFNYLRSDQGSRSVEGERN encoded by the coding sequence ATGGGTCGTTTGGGTTTATTGCTGCCGGTTGTGGTGGTTGCAATTGTCGCGGTACTTTCCTCGATTTTTGTTGTGGACGAACGCGAAAAAGCATTGGTGCTGCGCTTTGGCCAGATCAAGCAGGTGGTGACGGAGCCGGGCATCGGTTTCAAAGTGCCGTTGCTGGACGAGGTGGTGCGGTTCGAGGACCGTATCTTGTCCTTGGAAACCGAGCTGATCGAAGTCACGCCAGCGGATGACCGGCGTCTTGAGATCGACGCTTTCGTCCTTTACCGGATTGATGACATCGAACAATATCGCAAGGCGATTGGTGCGGGCGGCGAACGTCAGGCGATCAACGACCTGAGCGGTATCATGGAATCGCAAATCCGTGCCGTGCTTGGTGCGCAAGGGGTGACGTCGAACACCATTCTGTCGCCAGAACGTTCGTCGCTGATGGAGCAGATCCGCGAGCGTGCAGACGCGCGTGCCGATGCGCTGGGCCTTGCGGTTGTGGATGTGCGCCTGCGTCAGACCAACCTGCCGGAACAGAACTTTGCCGCGACATTGCAGCGGATGATCGCCGAACGGGACCGTGAAGCCACGGACGAACGGGCACGCGGTCGCGAAGCGGCGCAGCGGGTCACTGCTTTGGCGGATCGTACCTATGAAGAGATCCTGTCGGAAGCCCGCCGTGACGCGCGCATCATCGAAGGTGAAGCGGATGCGGAGCGCAACAAGATCTTTGCCCAAGCTTACGGCAAGGATCAGGAGTTCTTTGAATTCTACCGCTCGCTGACTGCCTATGAGGAGGCGCTGAAAGGCAACAACTCGACCATGGTGTTGTCGCCGGACAGCGAGTTCTTCAACTACCTGCGTTCCGATCAGGGCAGCCGGTCGGTTGAGGGAGAGCGCAATTGA
- a CDS encoding FAD-dependent oxidoreductase, protein MADSFDFDLFVIGGGSGGVRAARVAAGEYGAKVGLAEGDRYGGTCVIRGCVPKKLMVFASEYSSVPEEAAAYGWDDMHAGTFNWHGFRERLNGELDRLEGIYRNLLSGADVATFDQRAKVKDAHTVELADGTTKSAKHILVATGGYPVRPDIPNADLGIVSDDIFQLEKLPKSILIIGGGYIACEFACILNGLGVEVTQYYRGAQILRGFDDEARGLVAESMKESGVDLHVGSDIVEMCLAKDKHDGPQPTASDASMGMSDKEAEAMRTEKDGAVAGQQGPIWVKASTGTEKVFDMVLFATGRMPSTNDMGLEDVGVKLGRKGEIEVDEYSQTGVPSIYAIGDVTDRVNLTPVAIREGMAFVQTVFGSDPTPVDHDLIPSAIFTQPEMGTVGLSEEQAQDQEEIEVYCTSFKPMQTSFAGKSNRVMMKLIVSKESRVVLGCHIVAPNAGELIQMVGIAVKAKLTKEQFDATCAVHPTMSEELVTMRAPLRTA, encoded by the coding sequence ATGGCTGACAGCTTTGATTTCGACCTCTTTGTAATCGGCGGGGGCTCTGGCGGGGTGCGTGCTGCACGTGTTGCAGCCGGTGAATATGGTGCAAAGGTGGGCCTTGCCGAAGGTGACCGTTATGGCGGGACCTGCGTTATTCGCGGCTGTGTGCCAAAGAAACTGATGGTTTTTGCGTCCGAGTATTCGAGCGTACCCGAAGAGGCCGCGGCCTACGGGTGGGACGATATGCATGCCGGGACGTTCAACTGGCACGGGTTCCGCGAACGGTTGAACGGGGAGCTGGACCGGCTTGAAGGGATCTACCGCAACCTGCTGTCGGGTGCGGATGTCGCAACATTCGACCAGCGCGCAAAGGTCAAGGATGCGCATACGGTGGAACTGGCGGACGGCACGACGAAATCGGCCAAGCATATTCTGGTCGCGACCGGTGGCTATCCTGTGCGGCCCGATATCCCCAATGCCGATCTGGGCATTGTGTCTGATGATATCTTCCAGCTGGAAAAACTGCCCAAGTCGATCCTGATCATTGGCGGTGGCTATATCGCTTGTGAATTCGCTTGCATCTTGAATGGCTTGGGCGTCGAGGTAACGCAGTATTACCGTGGCGCACAAATCCTGCGCGGCTTTGATGACGAGGCACGCGGTCTGGTTGCGGAAAGCATGAAAGAAAGCGGCGTTGATCTGCATGTCGGCAGCGACATCGTCGAGATGTGCCTTGCCAAAGACAAACACGATGGCCCGCAGCCGACGGCATCTGATGCGTCTATGGGCATGTCGGATAAAGAAGCCGAAGCGATGCGCACCGAGAAAGACGGTGCCGTGGCAGGGCAGCAGGGACCGATCTGGGTCAAGGCCAGCACCGGTACCGAAAAGGTTTTCGATATGGTTCTGTTTGCAACAGGCCGGATGCCATCAACCAATGACATGGGTCTGGAGGACGTGGGCGTCAAACTTGGCCGCAAGGGCGAAATCGAGGTTGATGAGTACAGCCAGACTGGCGTGCCGTCGATCTACGCCATCGGTGACGTCACCGACCGTGTAAACCTGACACCTGTAGCGATCCGAGAAGGCATGGCCTTTGTGCAGACGGTGTTCGGTTCTGATCCGACACCTGTCGATCACGACTTGATCCCCAGTGCGATCTTTACCCAACCAGAGATGGGTACAGTGGGACTGAGCGAAGAGCAGGCGCAGGATCAGGAAGAAATCGAGGTATACTGCACGTCGTTCAAACCGATGCAGACCTCGTTCGCGGGCAAGTCGAACCGTGTTATGATGAAGCTGATCGTGAGCAAGGAAAGCCGCGTCGTGCTGGGCTGTCACATCGTCGCACCCAACGCGGGTGAGTTGATCCAGATGGTCGGGATTGCGGTCAAGGCAAAGCTTACAAAAGAGCAGTTTGACGCCACCTGTGCGGTTCACCCGACCATGTCCGAGGAGCTGGTGACGATGCGTGCGCCATTGCGCACCGCCTGA
- the rpiA gene encoding ribose-5-phosphate isomerase RpiA translates to MAGELSPIDKAKFVAAKRAAQFVEDGMRVGLGTGSTAAWLVRCLGEMVRDDGLRIKGVPTSSRTAELARGVGIEVISLDEAKWLDMTIDGADEFDGSLNLIKGGGGALLQEKIVATASDQMVVIADIGKEVESLGAFPLPVEVIPFGWQTTQALIEETLISMDVLGRTSTLRMNGDVPYITDEGNHILDLHLNRIGNARQLALVINQMPGVVENGLFIDICDAVVIGYGDGRVEVRDINDGTVATERLDFVESDNLFSDLSD, encoded by the coding sequence ATGGCCGGAGAACTGTCCCCCATCGACAAGGCGAAGTTTGTCGCCGCCAAACGTGCGGCGCAATTTGTCGAGGATGGCATGCGCGTGGGATTGGGCACCGGATCAACGGCGGCGTGGCTGGTGCGCTGTCTCGGCGAGATGGTGCGCGATGACGGGTTGCGGATCAAGGGGGTGCCGACATCCTCGCGTACAGCTGAACTGGCGCGCGGTGTCGGGATCGAAGTGATATCGCTGGACGAGGCCAAATGGCTGGACATGACCATTGACGGGGCGGATGAATTCGACGGCAGTTTAAACCTGATCAAGGGCGGCGGCGGTGCCCTGTTGCAGGAAAAAATCGTCGCAACTGCCAGTGACCAGATGGTGGTGATTGCCGATATCGGTAAAGAGGTTGAAAGCCTTGGTGCTTTCCCCTTGCCGGTCGAGGTGATCCCCTTTGGCTGGCAAACCACACAAGCGCTGATCGAAGAAACGCTGATCTCGATGGATGTTCTGGGGCGCACATCGACGCTGCGGATGAACGGCGACGTGCCCTATATCACGGATGAAGGGAACCACATTCTGGACCTGCATCTGAACCGCATTGGCAACGCGCGCCAACTGGCACTGGTGATCAACCAGATGCCGGGCGTGGTCGAAAACGGCTTGTTCATCGATATTTGTGACGCAGTTGTGATCGGCTATGGGGATGGCCGTGTGGAGGTGCGCGACATAAATGACGGAACAGTCGCCACCGAGCGGCTGGATTTTGTCGAGTCGGACAATCTTTTCTCCGACCTCTCTGATTAA
- a CDS encoding peptidoglycan-binding domain-containing protein, whose product MRQANLRNTNAWRLALTAVACMALAGCDSVATAPAAEPPEPGVLEATRNGPANAPEGSCWGKTVSPAVVERVTEQVQIKPASVNPDGTIGSLPVYRTEERQVIVTPRRDNWFETPCPDVLNVEFVSSLQRALLARGGYSGTITGKLDTKTRAAVEQFQRAEGLDSAVLSLSTARTLGLIAVPREPAE is encoded by the coding sequence ATGAGACAGGCAAATTTGCGAAACACGAACGCGTGGCGTCTTGCGCTGACCGCTGTGGCCTGCATGGCACTTGCAGGCTGTGACAGTGTCGCCACCGCGCCTGCGGCCGAGCCCCCCGAACCTGGTGTGCTCGAGGCGACGCGCAACGGTCCCGCCAACGCGCCAGAGGGCAGCTGTTGGGGCAAGACTGTCAGCCCCGCAGTGGTGGAGCGTGTCACCGAACAGGTCCAGATCAAACCGGCGTCGGTGAACCCCGATGGCACCATCGGCAGCCTGCCGGTTTACCGGACCGAAGAACGACAGGTCATCGTCACCCCGCGCCGCGACAACTGGTTCGAAACCCCCTGCCCCGATGTGTTGAATGTCGAATTTGTCTCATCATTGCAGCGCGCCCTGTTGGCGCGCGGGGGCTATAGCGGGACCATCACCGGCAAACTCGACACCAAGACCCGCGCCGCCGTCGAACAGTTTCAACGCGCCGAAGGCCTTGACAGTGCCGTCTTGTCCCTAAGCACTGCGCGCACCTTGGGCCTGATCGCCGTCCCCCGCGAACCGGCCGAATAA